The sequence GCCGACGCCGACCTGGTTGGCTACAAGGTCGAGGCCACCGACGGCGGCATCGGCAAGATCGACAGCGCGAGTCACGAGGTCGGCGGCAGCTACCTGGTCGTCGACACCGGGCCGTGGATCTTCGGCAAGAAGGTCATGCTGCCGGCCGGCACGGTCAACCAGGTCGCCCACGACGACCGCAAGGTCTACGTCGACCGCAGCAAGGACCAGATCAAGGCCGCGCCGGAGTACGACGAGACCAGCCACAGCGACCCGGCCTACCGGGACAAGCTGGGCGGCTACTACGACGACAGCTACGGCAACCTGCCCCCGG comes from Micromonospora purpureochromogenes and encodes:
- a CDS encoding PRC-barrel domain-containing protein encodes the protein MDRLDPHTTHGTTEPMIDGGQGAVAGGAPAGAFSPWSYRDEAAVADADLVGYKVEATDGGIGKIDSASHEVGGSYLVVDTGPWIFGKKVMLPAGTVNQVAHDDRKVYVDRSKDQIKAAPEYDETSHSDPAYRDKLGGYYDDSYGNLPPGTAR